Proteins encoded within one genomic window of Humulus lupulus chromosome 1, drHumLupu1.1, whole genome shotgun sequence:
- the LOC133796169 gene encoding uncharacterized protein LOC133796169, with the protein MSLNQSYSRIDTLGLKAMIVQKIGLQRAEKYFDQLRRLFSFKMSKCEFNKFCIRTIGRENLPLHNQLIRSIVKNACLSKIPPTKGIRKVGSTLNVKIANGCQKNNLQSLYGDAFTPSPRKGRSPVNRERKFRDRPSPLGPFGKPQSVTCEELIFKAQEQQSATELLSLGSRPPVEVASVEDGEEVEQDAGSPGVQSRSPVTAPFGISINLGGARKALSNLSIGNNYRAETCQNSGELPDTKSLRSRVKQKLEMEGLGISVDCANLLNNGLDAYLKRLLEPPIRLAGSRRENEHTKQLNSRFIRGANGTVIPGRQQSQLASTCVSLLDFRAAMELNPKLIGEDWALQLEKIGLRASGE; encoded by the coding sequence ATGTCTCTCAATCAAAGTTATTCTCGAATTGACACTTTAGGGCTGAAAGCTATGATTGTCCAGAAGATTGGGCTTCAGAGGGCTGAGAAATACTTTGATCAGCTCAGAAGATTGTTTAGTTTTAAGATGAGTAAATGTGAGTTCAATAAGTTCTGTATTCGGACTATTGGGAGGGAAAATCTCCCTCTTCATAACCAGCTCATTCGATCAATTGTGAAGAACGCATGCCTGTCTAAAATTCCACCAACAAAAGGTATTAGGAAAGTGGGGAGCACCCTTAATGTTAAAATTGCAAATGGGTGTCAGAAGAATAATCTTCAATCTCTCTATGGGGATGCCTTTACTCCTTCTCCTCGCAAGGGTAGGTCTCCAGTCAATCGAGAGCGTAAGTTTCGAGATCGCCCAAGTCCTTTGGGCCCGTTTGGAAAACCTCAAAGCGTTACATGTGAAGAGTTGATTTTCAAGGCACAAGAGCAGCAAAGTGCTACAGAATTGCTTTCTCTTGGTAGCAGACCTCCAGTTGAAGTTGCATCTGTAGAAGATGGAGAAGAAGTTGAACAGGATGCAGGAAGCCCTGGTGTACAGAGTAGAAGCCCAGTCACAGCTCCTTTTGGTATATCTATCAATCTGGGTGGAGCTCGTAAAGCTTTGTCTAACCTATCAATTGGTAACAATTACCGGGCAGAGACCTGTCAAAACAGTGGTGAGCTACCTGATACAAAATCACTAAGAAGTCGTGTGAAGCAGAAGTTGGAGATGGAAGGACTCGGTATTTCTGTGGACTGTGCCAACCTGCTGAATAATGGGCTGGATGCATATTTGAAAAGATTACTTGAGCCACCTATACGTTTAGCTGGATCAAGGCGTGAAAATGAACATACGAAACAGCTAAATAGTCGGTTTATACGTGGTGCTAATGGAACAGTAATCCCCGGAAGACAGCAAAGTCAACTGGCTTCTACTTGTGTATCCTTATTAGATTTTCGTGCAGCAATGGAGTTAAATCCCAAATTAATTGGAGAAGATTGGGCCTTACAGCTTGAGAAGATTGGCTTGCGTGCTTCTGGAGAGTGA